Genomic DNA from Cucumis melo cultivar AY chromosome 10, USDA_Cmelo_AY_1.0, whole genome shotgun sequence:
CTTTGGAGTTTCTAAGATCCGAAAATTGAAACTATAAAAATCTAAAGAAATCTTCCGACGCTTCAAAAATCAAAAGACTAAAAACTTTAAAGCTAAAGAAACTTATTGCTCTCTTTGGATACTAAAATTTTACGACACAAAAACTCCTCTTCAAGTTCTTCGAGACTTCAAAGTTGAATGTCCAAAAAGactataaagaaaaaaaaaaaaaaactacttttAACGTTTGAAAGAGAACATCCAAAAATTATTTAACTAATATTATATATACTATATTATTCTAAAATCAACTAAAATACAAAGTTTATTATTCAATAAATTGAATAAATTAGTATATATCTTCTCATAATAGAAGTGAAAGACATAAAAATCAATAGATGTTGAGATGCTATGTGAAAGTATTCGTAACTAAAAAGGGAATCCCTTCGTCCAACTCAATACTTCATCTCTTGGTGGCGTTGAACAATTTAATTCATGTATCATGTTAGCAgtgttattatatttttcaaataaagtaTATTCAACCAAACAACCATACTTTCTCAATCCAATGAGACCATGCCAttactttcaacttcatttttattttattttatatataatattaatatatttgttGGTCTAATTATTCTAGAAAAAGGGGTTGATTGAGCAAAGAGAAATGGAGGAGCTTTATGCAAAAAGAGAAACATTAAAGATGGAGGGGTTAAGCTGGCCATTCATTAAAAGCAGCATTCTGGACACAACACACCATACATATAATTCATACCCCTCACCTCCTCTTTTGTTTCTGCCCCCCCctctttcttttgtttaattATTACTTTTACTCCCTTCACTCaatttctatgttttcattcatTTGACTTGTTCTCTCGTGGtttgttttgttatatatatatatatttttgatcaAATTAAACGCACTCAAATGTTGAAGTTGGATCTTCGAAATTAACTCTTAAAACGTATGCAATTGTTACAATTTTCACATTTTACAAATTTGAGAGTTTAGTGTTAATGCTTTGTATGAATATGAGATCTCAATTTTTATAATTGAAAGTTTGAGACTACATTGCAACTTCAACCATATTTTGAGGTGTGGATCTTTGCTATTGGTCCttatattttacaaaatattcaATTTGGTCCTACTACTTATAAAAAACAACCAAATTTTTAGTACAATTTGGGAGTGAAATTTTGAACCACAAACGGTCTTTTGCACATACaatgttatttaatttataCTCGTTGAAAATGAACATTTTTAGGATAGTCGAAATTACCTAAATGAAAGTAATATTTAGACGTGTTTGTTTGTGAAAATAAGAGGGGAGGAGAGAAAAATGAAGAgggaaaaaaacaataaaattagtttttttttttttttttttataattaaaagaagaaagaaataaataaagagCTACAACAGATCAGCCTAAAAATAATGTAGTTCTGAGCAGCCCCCCTCAACCAGCTTCACATTGTCtctgttatttttctttttcttttttcttgccTGCCATGTACTAAGAGAATGAGATGTTCtgattaaaaatttaaaaaagaaatttttttttaataaaaaaaatagtccCTCTTAGCCTGCCCTGTCCCCATTTTTATACTACTCTGCTCTTCTTTTACcatgcatcatcatcatcatcatcttcttcttcttcttcatccccTGCCTCCAACTGTACCTATTTATTCCACAACCAAGCAAACTGTTTCTTTGTAATATCAGTTTAATGATCAAGCATTATTTTTTACTCCACAATTACACTTCATTTAAAACAAACATTGATAATACAACCAACATGCTCAACAAGAAATAAACGCTTGTTTAGAAATTTACAATACTTCACTTCAAATAATGTTTTTTATGCTTGGATAAGgattaaaataatgttttcatTATCTCTACAATATAAGCATTCAGGAATCTAGAAAAGTAGTTGATATTATATTGCAAAATAGTCCTTCAAGTTAAGGATTATTAAGGGAATTGGGGGGGTAGGGACAGCTAGACCAACGCACGACCGGCGAATCAAGCTGGCCACGTGGGACCCAGCCATGCCAGTTGGCACTGACGGAGAAGACACTTTTTACTAAATCACCCTTTCACGTGAACAACGACCACTCTGATCTGTTGTTTTTTGCACCCCcgccctcttttttttttctctctctctctcttcttgttAATAACGTTTGACTATTGACCATTTTTCGTGTTTTTTTCTGTTCTgttctgttcttttttttttttttaccacaTGCAATGACCAAAAACAATGTGCAGACGCCAACAATTTACAATAATTTGAGAAGGGTTAAGTAAAAAACGGACCTGGGTTGGGACCAACGGTGGTTGGTTTGGACATAATGGAAGTGGGTGGGACAGCGGCGAAGGGGCCCGCCGTCGTGGGACTAGGAGGGAAGATGTGGGCCGGCATCCCCATGGCGTGTGATTGATGGTAATGATACAGCGGGTACATTGGCATCAATGTGTTCGCCCCTACCATAGCCGCCTGCCCTGGATACATTTGTGTGTAATGTCCGTTCACATACCCCAATTTCTGTGCATTTAAAACCAAAAAACGTCGCCGTTTTAACTAACTTATGtcttattaatttatttaaataaaataaaggaatAAAGGGGGGTGGCTTACGTGGTTGTAACTGATATCGGTTGCGATGTATGTGGGGCTTGGGgaatatctaaaagaaaatgaaaacttacatttaatttgattaaacGTCGATTAAACAAAATGGGGGAAATTAGAGTGCGCAACAGAATATGGGATCTTAAGGTATACCCATAAAAAGGGACCGGTTGATGAGGCTGATGATGAAACGGCGTTGGATGAGTCCCCGCCGGGTAATACCACTGCACGTGATTTCCCGGTGCGGTTGCTGCTGTTGTCGTTCTCGGTCCTCCACCGTTCGATccttcaaaatattacaaacCAAATTCAGATCTCCATCAACAAAAAGATTACGAAAATGCCGTTGATGATCGGAAGAACTcggaagttttttttttttttttttttaacctgGTTGAGGAGCTTGAGGAGGAGTAGCGGAAGCCGACCTAGAACCGCCGCGCCGAGCTCCAAGTGAAGCGAGATTACAGTTAGCTCGACGGCCATTGATGATCGGAGCCGAATCCTCACAAGCTTTCTTCGCCGATTCCGCGTCTTTGAATGTAACCTAAAAAATCCAAAACCGTAAAtcaatcaaacaaacaaaacagagatcaatcaatcaatcaatcgCTAATTACTGCATCACTTACGAATCCATATCCCTTGGATCTGCCGGTGAGTTTATCAGAGATTATAACCGCTTCGAGAATTTCACCGAACTTCTGGAAGTGATCTCTCATGGCTTCCTTTGGTGTTTCCCAAGCTAACCCACCAACGAAGACTTTCGTCAAAGTGGTATCCCCGAACAAACCTGCATTGGTATTACTGTTGGTGGTGGTGGTCATCATCGTCATGGAACAAAACAAGGTAAGGAAGTAATTAGAAGTAATTAAGTTAAAATGGGGAAAAATGGTGGTgatggagagaagaagaagGTTAAATAAGAGAAGTGTTGTGAAGAAACAGAGTGGTatggaaataaagaaatggaagaagacAGAGAGACAGAGAGGCTGACAGATAGGCAATTGCTCAAGGCTATCTATCATCAACGTGAACACACAcaaccatttttttcttttctaatttctttctttaaaaaatatatatgttgttaattaaatgaaattctTTAGCACATCGGATAATTAATGTACTTACCTACAAATTACAATTATTAAAGAGTAATAATTTTAGTTTATCGAAACCATATGTATATAACTCTAATTAAATACCATATATCGAGTTTTTCCCTATACATAACCCCTAATTAAATCATCCATCCACCCACCAACTCCTACTCTCTTACTAATTTCTTTTTAGTTGGTTTGGATATAATCTCactattaaatttttattttttttaaaaaaatcttttagaaaTATTATGATATTGATACTTACTAATCTTGAGTGTAGTATTGTGGGCAACacaatgtttttatttttatggtCAAGAGTTTGAGTTTTCTTCCTTACAAGTGTAATAATGTTGTATATTTTAATGAGATGGTTATAAGTAACTTGTTTTGGAAGTCATGGTTGTGGATGGGTATGATTGAATTGTAAGACTAAGTAAGAAAGAGATTGtaattaactaataaatcattcttaatttaatttatataatcaaattaaaaagaactaACTAAGGTAGGAATAATATATACTGATGAAATTGTGTGAAAAGAGTAGAAGGAAGGAAAGAGAataaatattgtattttaaaaagGGGTGGGGTGAAGCATAGGGGTAGTAACAGGATGACCGTTTTGTGATGGACGTTATGATCTGTTGTGAAGGGAGGAATCATAGACCCACGCGCTTCATCATTAAACTTCACTCCACGCCCACTTCAATTGATGTCCACCAAAGAAGCGCGTGTACGATAACCAACCCCCCAACTCACCCATTTTTTATTCACTCTTTGACTGCTAATCCCCATTCGGCGTCCCCCGCAATTCCAAATTTCCCCTccttcaatctttttttttatatttttcttctttctaaaataatattcttCATCAAGGTTAGATATTAATATTCTTTCATCAAggttaaatattaatattctttcatcaagattaaatattaaaagaaaattattaaaatatttacaaaatacaatcGTATTTAATATTCTAAATAATCTAAATCTATTGATATTAATAATTGATACAATCTAAAATGTTAACTTAAGAAATATACAGTAGGCTAGAAATTTAATGCTTGGTGAAACCTAAATTTAATGTAAATTTGtagatttaaaaatatatatggtAAGTTAAaagatttattgaaaataaaattaagattcatttacataattaaaatttcaattacctaaaaaaaattaaaacttcacCAACCATTAactacttttttcttttgagatTTAAGGATgttataaaatttttaatttgaatacaatttttgaaaaaaaaatatataaaattttaacaaactaTTTATTCTTCACAAAATAAAACTATTAGAAGACAAAAGAATTTATACTTGATTAACTATATGaaattttgtaaatgtttttaaatatttttttttatttacagtaattttttaataataatacgaaaaaacaaaatacatagaaaaataaaaaatagttttgtatattttttgaaaaataaaatttattattattttttttaatacgaATTATTTGTCAATATATTTTGGGTTTAAAATGGTgagaaaattattaa
This window encodes:
- the LOC103488745 gene encoding probable RNA-binding protein ARP1 isoform X1 — encoded protein: MIDSLEQLPICQPLCLSVFFHFFISIPLCFFTTLLLFNLLLLSITTIFPHFNLITSNYFLTLFCSMTMMTTTTNSNTNAGLFGDTTLTKVFVGGLAWETPKEAMRDHFQKFGEILEAVIISDKLTGRSKGYGFVTFKDAESAKKACEDSAPIINGRRANCNLASLGARRGGSRSASATPPQAPQPGSNGGGPRTTTAATAPGNHVQWYYPAGTHPTPFHHQPHQPVPFYGYSPSPTYIATDISYNHKLGYVNGHYTQMYPGQAAMVGANTLMPMYPLYHYHQSHAMGMPAHIFPPSPTTAGPFAAVPPTSIMSKPTTVGPNPGTVGGRG
- the LOC103488745 gene encoding probable RNA-binding protein ARP1 isoform X2; the protein is MIDSLEQLPICQPLCLSVFFHFFISIPLCFFTTLLLFNLLLLSITTIFPHFNLITSNYFLTLFCSMTMMTTTTNSNTNAGLFGDTTLTKVFVGGLAWETPKEAMRDHFQKFGEILEAVIISDKLTGRSKGYGFVTFKDAESAKKACEDSAPIINGRRANCNLASLGARRGGSRSASATPPQAPQPGSNGGGPRTTTAATAPGNHVQWYYPAGTHPTPFHHQPHQPVPFYGYSPSPTYIATDISYNHKLGYVNGHYTQMYPGQAAMVGANTLMPMYPLYHYHQSHAMGMPAHIFPPSPTTAGPFAAVPPTSIMSKPTTVGPNPVCLVVE